The DNA segment GAGCAGGACAGGCAGTGTGAAACTGTAGGACTGAGCCCCTGGTACTGGGGAAAGACAGGATACAGGGTTTGGGTAAGGACTGAACACTGTTCTGGGAGACAATATTGTGGCTTGACAGATTCATAAAACACTATCATTTAAACAcagaattaaaacaacaacaacctagaaTGTTCATCTCCTATAGCAACCCACGAGCATACAACAGTTGCTTTTTACCGATTTGCAGTGAGTGCCTCCTTGGGAAGTCGTCAGTGTTCAGGCTGATTTGGCTTCCAACTCTCATCTCTACCCTGTGCCAGACTGCTCCTGCCCAAATTCATTCTTAGTCTGCAGGATAgggaatatctttataaatcgTAACAACTCACACTGAGAGTAAAAATCCTAGCTAGATACTTACCTCAAAAGCCGAGGCATGCCAAGTGTTTTAATGTCATTGGGTTGAGCAGCTGAGGTTATAGgtcctttctctctttgttagGAGGAGATGTGTGATGCCTAGACTTCAGGGGTGAACATGGGCCCTCTGAACTGGACTTCTCCCCGACCCCTCCCCACACCCCAGCTCTCAAACCGAATAAGCAGGGAAGCTGAGCAACAAAACCATTAACTTAATAGCTTAGAATTTATGGCTGAAATCTTGCAAAGCTTGTGTGAGCGAAGGAAAATGATTACTGTCGCTTTCTTTCAGACACTTGGCTTTATGGTTCCTGTCACCTTTATCATAACATGCTGCTGATTTAGTAGCTCTATTTTTCATGGCAAACGGCCTGGTGTTGTGTTTTTTGTGCATGTGGCCATACTCTGGAGATGGCAATAcatagactagaaaaaaaaaaagagtggagctAAATTTAGATAATGAATTGGAATACtgttaatgggtttggtttagtcatGCTGTCAGCATGCCAACTGAgctttttcccttgctctttccCCTTTCAGATTCTGAAATCCAAAGATTTAACCTCCCCAACCCAGCGCTACATCGACAGCAAAGTCGTGAAAACAAGGGCTGAAGGCGAATGGCTGTCCTTTGATGTAACTGACGCTGTTCATGAATGGCTTCACCACAAAGGTTGCAAACCacccttcttttttccttcctggatGTTCAGTGGCCCCAAGTTATTGCATGTTGATTGCATAGGTGTGCACAACAATGACCTCCCTGACTTCATGTTTTCCAGACAGGAACCTGGGATTTAAAATCAGTTTGCACTGTCCCTGCTGCACCTTTGTGCCATCCAACAATTACATCATCCCAAATAAAAGCGAAGAACTAGAAGCAAGATTTGCAGGTAATTAAAGCGTGGTCATGTGAGGTGATGGAGGAAAGGGCACTTGTTGAGTTGATAATCTCGTAGGGGTCAAAGTCAGTGTGCGTGTGAAAATGGGGTTGTTTGGGAGACCTGGAGAGTTGCGTTTGTTTGAGCAAAGACATGGTTGGAGAAGGAGATATGGGAGCAGAAAGGATTATAAGAAGGGCGTTGGTTCCCAGTTTAATCAATCAATGCCCAGCAATGACTTGGTCAATATTAACTAACAGACTTGTTAACCCTCCAAATTATTAGTCAgcaaaggctttttctcttttaacCAAACCAACTTTAAGTTGTGCATTCAAGGTAATCCATTGGTGATCCCCCATACCCAGAGTCAGGGACCCTAAActacattttacagaagaaaggaGACCTCtctgaccatggtccccataacTACCCTAATATGTTTTGGAACCTTCTACCTTTTCTAGCTTGTACCTAACATTTCAAGTGGCTTCCTCATCAGACTTTTATAATAGTTTATAAACATGTAACAAGGGGTTCATTTCCCCCTTACCTTGCATACCTTTTAGTGGCCCAGCCAAAAGTCAGGGAGAGTGATGAGATGCCAAGGGTTCAAGTCACTTCCCATATCAGATAATGAGTCCGTGGCTGATGGGACGTGAGAAGGACTCTGTGCCATGTGGCTGGTGCAGTATCAGCCCTGCGCTGCCAGATTGGGGAGCTGATTCTCCTCCCCTAACTAACACCGCTGGGGACCTCCATCCACTTCCAGAAGACTACAGTGGCCCTTACTCTTGGAAAAATACTCCCACAGCTCTGGAGATTTATTTCAGTCTCTAACCTAGTCAGGACTCTCCAGTGCACGGAGATTAAATGCTTAAAGTGGCAGTCTCCTGAGCACACTTTGGAGAGCTCAAGTTTCTGAATCTTGGGTGGCATCAGGAGAGTGTTGAGGAtaccataaaataaatgaaaaatactttTCTTCACAGCTTCCCAAAGTAGCATTAGGTGAAGGTGACTTCTGTTTCACCTGAACCCAATTCACTGCAATTTAGTGGAAGTCTCCGTTTATGTTCATTAGGGAAGTCTCCTGAGTTCAGTAGTCGTAGGAAGAGTGTGAACCAGCAGGGCGACAGGGCAAGTTTTATTGCTGCGCTTCAGTCGTTGAGGGGGTGGACACAGCCCAAACTGAGGACTGGCTAAGTAAACTGCCCAGAGTGCCCTTCACCATGAGCCAAAATCAAATggggacaactaacaacaacaacaagattgccCTTGGACTATAGGTCAAAGACTTACCCTGCGGTGACTTTGAGAGCCAACAAGCCCTCTCTTTGACACTGAACTTCCTTCCAGCAAGAGCCCTGTTTAGAAGGGCTGTTGCCACCTGTGGTCACCCTCTTGTGCCATATCTATTTCCTTGGGGGGGAATGACAATAGCCAGCTGATGCTGCTGTGGTGGTCATCACTGCTATTTGTGACAAtatgcaagagaaaaaaaaatatggctgATGATATTTGATGAAGGTAAAGCTAAATGTTTATTACCCAAATGCATTTTTTCAAGGTATTGATGGCACCTCCACATATACCAGTGGTGATCAGAAAACTATAAAGTCCACTAGGAAAAAAAACAGTGGGAAGACCCCACATCTCCTGCTAATGTTGTTGCCCTCCTACAGACTTGAGTCGCAACAGCCCAACCGGCGGAAGAAGCGCGCCCTGGATGCCGCCTATTGCTTTAGGTAAAGTAACTAAAAATAAAGGAATTGTGTCTGCGAACCCTTGAACTGTCTTTGCCCTTTCTTTTGTTACGTATTGGCCTGGACTGAACTCATTGGTTAAAGCCAGGTGCAGCACAGGCTAGCCATCATATCTTAAAACGCCACTCCTCCCAGGGGCTTAGGACAGTAGTTTGTATGTTAGATTCATCAGCTCTCTAAGGTCCctaggtgacacaaatggtttgtgctccactactaactgaaaggttggcggttcgagcccacccCACAGTGCcacagaaggaaaggcctggcaggctgcttccattaAGAGCATGGCTTTGAAAACCCagcggagcagttctcctctgtaacatgtttggtcaccgtgagtcagaatcgattcaccAGCGGCTAACAACAGTAGTTCATTAGCAATGACCTGAATGTGAAAGGGAAAAACTAGTCCCCTGAATTTTTCCCCTACATCTTCTGGCTGAAGAAGAAAGTGAGCTGTCTGCCGCCCCAGAGCAAACATGAACCTCCATGAAGAGCTTAGTGGCAGCTCCTTAGGGAAGGAAGGTGCACGGTCTGTATGAAGCTTTCACCCTGACTTCAGAAAGCCCAGTAGTACTCCCTTTATGATACAGAGCAGGCTATGAGAGAAGTGAGAAAGCAGGACAAGAAGAATTTATTTCCTATTCCCAGTGAGTGCATGGTGGGAGAAGTCACTGCTCTTCCATGGGTTCTTATCAAGTTTGGTAAGAGGAGGGCTCTTTATTTTGAGAATTATGGGGCAATGGgagtctctggagccctggtggtacaaaggtgaagagctcagctgctaaccaaaaggtcagcagttctaatccaccagctgctccttggaaaccctatgaggcagttctactttgttctataggatccctatgagtcggaattaactcaacagcaatgggttttttgttgtttttttacgagtgcctctgggtggcacaaatggttaacacacctgGTTGTTAACCCAAagatttggaggttcaagtctactcagaagggcctcagaagaaaagaatggtggtctacttctggaaaatcgccattgaaaaccctatggagcacagttctactctgacgcacctggggttgccatgagtcaggattgactcaatggtgacTGGTATGGGGCAGTGAGGGGTCATCACTGAAAAGTGCCCAGGATGTCAGAGTTGATGAGTATAATGGCCTTTTTTGGTTGCCAGTGGTTGTACTCAGCAAGACTCCATGGCTTCTTGATCTCTGCTTCATTCCTAAATCAAGGAACATGAGATGAAATAAAGGATTTATTCTTGAAGAAAAATGCCTGAGAGTTCTTTGACTATAGCTGTTGTACTTCATTTTTATGTTTGAAGGGATGATAGTGGCTGGATGGCAACGCTGCCCATTGTTGGTTGGAAAGAACTTGTTCCCTTCCAGCCGcctgtctgcttatatttggttATTTGAGGGTAAAGGTTTGACTTTCCAGGTCTCAGACAAAGACATTAAGGGAAGGTATTTCAGCAAATCACCATAATACCCCATCATGAAAGTCGCTTGAAATTACAATAAGACTATTAAAACCTTGCCCATAAAaatacaaacccagtgccgtcgagtcgattccgactcatagcagccctataggacagggtagacgtATGCTTATTATATGttggttgaataaatgaaagagtCATTTTTGCAGTTTGGGGAGGAGGGAAAACCAGCTTTAAAATCTCCATTGCTCTTTCTTTTAACAGAAATGTGCAGGATAATTGCTGCCTACGTCCACTTTACATTGATTTCAAGAGGGATCTTGGGTGGAAGTGGATACATGAACCTAAAGGGTACAATGCTAACTTCTGTGCTGGAGCATGCCCATATTTGTGGAGCTCGGACACTCAGCACAGTAGGGTAGGTATTTGGCTGACTTGTCTCTTCTGTTTTCGTGTTGCTAAAATGGACCTGTCAATGGTATTTCCAAAAGAATCCTATGTAGTGTGGCCTCCTTTCattaccacaagtgaatggatgGTAGAGAAATCCTTTTGGATGATGAGGAAGTATGTAGGCTGTAGATAAAATCAGAAAGTAACACCCATTAATTTGAAACGGTAGATCTTTTCTTCCCATCTACATTTTAAGCACTTGAGGGCAGTTTTActtacttttttcctttgttttataattttaacaGCTATAAGCAATAATAGATAgccagaaaaaaaattggaatgaaCTAATATGTCACATAGTATCATGATACAGCTAGATGTGAAGGGTTGTtgggccccatgtgacagaaaaaaaaaaaattcttattactACTTAAGGAACTGTCATATTAGAAGGCCCATGGAGGACTTAAGTTGATGCTTTAGCTTAGGGATTtcctgtcgttgttaggtgccgttgagtcagttctgacacatagcgacccggtgtacaacagagcaaaatactgctctgtcctgtgccatcctcacaattgttgctatgtttgagcactttgttgcagccactgtgtcagtccatctcattgagggtcttcttctttttcgctgaccctctactttaccaagcatgaagtccttctccagggattggtccctccttacaacattccaaagtatgtaagatgaagtcttgccatccttgcttctaagaagcatttggctgtacttcttccaaggcagatttattcattcttctggcagtctatggtatatgaaatatttttggTCAGCACtctaattcaaaggcgtcagttcttctttgttcttccttattcattgtctagctttctcatacatatgaggcgattgaaaataccatggcttgagtcaagtgtACCTTAGGCCTcagcgtgacatctttgcttttgaacactttaaaggatATTTTGCAGCATTTTTGCCCAAtacagtgcatcatttgatttcttgactgctgctttcaggggtgttgattgtagacccaagtaaaatgaagtccttgacaacttcagtcttttctccgtttatcatgatgttgcttactggtccagttgtgaggatttttgtctttgtcaggttgaggtgtaatccatactgaaggctttagtctttgctcttcatcagtaagtgcttcaagtccttttcactttctgcaaggaaggttgtgtcatctgcatattgcaggttgctaatgagccttcctccaatcctgatgccctgttcttcttcatatagtccggcttttaggattatttgctcagcatacagattgaataagcatggtgaaaggatacaactctgaggcacacctttcctgactttaaagtacGCAGTATACCgtttttctgtttgaactactgcctcttaatctatgcataggttcctcgtgagcctaattaagtgttctaggactcccattctttgcaatgttgtctatGATTTATTACcatccacacagtaaaatgcctttgcaaaggcaataaaacacaagtaaacatctttctgtcattctctgttttcagccaagagccatctgaaTGTATTTACTGGTAATTTACTAGTGTATGACACTGAATGAATTTACTAGTGTATGACAATAAGAAAGCCAGTGAACTTCCCTGAACCTCAATTTCTTATCAGGAGGAATGAATGTGtatattaaaaattaactttaaagTTACAATGCTAAACATGAGAGTTGATGTGAAGAACAAAAAGATGGTAGATGTGAAATTATTTTGTTGAATAATTTGAAATTAGTAtctctaaatatttttaatataacccAAAGTAAATGAGAATCTGAATATTTTATCAAATTGCTTAAATCAAAATAGAAGGCTAATTCCGAAGGCAGGTCCTTGATTGCATGCTACTGGTTCCCAGCCTGCATCAGCGAAGACTTGCTCTATGTAATAATGATGGAGGCCCTGTGTgttgcagatggttaatgtgcttggctgttaaccgaaaggttggcagtttgaacccacccagatgccccttagaagaaaagcctggtgatctactttagaaaaatctgccattgaaaaccctgtggagtacagttctactctgacacacataggtcaccatgaatcagaattgattcagtAACAACTGGTTTGAGTCTTGTTTTCCTGATATgtaatagaggagccctggtggctgaaagattagtggcttgaacccaccagctgctccgcaggagaaaagacctggagatctgctcccataaagaattacagcctaggaaaccctatgaggacagttctactttgtcatatagggtcgctatgagtcggaatagacttgacggcacatGACAACAGCAGTGGTCTTTGGCAGTATCCACATTGTGTTGGTTTGCATTGTGTATATTAATGTCGAATTAAAGATGGAAATGATTTTTATAAGTTATCTTATCCagacctttcagttttctaaagaCATTGGAGTCTATAGAGCACAGATCACTTGCCCAAGATCAAACAGAAAGTTAGTGGCAACCAAGGTCTGGAATCCAGGCCTCGTTGCTTTATAACCAGGGCTGCATCTTCTCTGTCTCACTGGCTTTGGTTTCTGAGCTGTGGCCCTGCATCGGGATTTCTCTTCTGCTCTGTGTGGCTCCGTCAGTCTCCCTATTAGAGAGGCATTAGAAAACCGCCTTCACTGCAGGGGAGGAAAATGGATCTGCTGCCAGAAAGGTCACATTCAGCCAAGTTCAGGGGTTTGGGGGCGTTATCATTTATTTTGGACAATCTGTATTCTAGAATTCCTCTTTTATTCATATGAAAAATCATGTGTTAGTGAAATatgaagtttatttatttataaatgccTACATATGCTGGACTTTAAAGTGAGAACTATGGCTCCCCCTCCTTCAGCTGTTTTCCCAGCTCCCCTGTAGACTCTGGCGCTGTCGGGTGACCACGTGCTTGGCCATGTGAGAGTGCCTGGTCCTGCCTGTCCCTTTGTGTGGGCGCTGGCCGGGTTGGCCCTGCCTGTCCCTTTGTGTGGGCGCTGGCTGAGCTGCCTCATctgggcagcagcagcagtagctgTAATGTGGGCAGGGCCCGTTTGCCAAGTAGAAACATAATTCTCCTCCCTGATACGCAGAGGGAGTGTGTGAAGGCTGGGACCATGCTTGTTTTttagggagagaggaagaataaCTGTCATGGTCACAAATACGTGGTTTGGACAGCTCCCCAAGAAGCCAGAGGTAGCTTAATAAAGTAGTCAGTGTTGCTGTGCTAAACAGATCTTCTGTCTTAGGCTAAAAAACTGCAGTGAATCTCCAGGAAAAGGCACTTTGCTGTTTGACTAACACATTTAATGGCGTCCTTGGCAATGTTCTGTGTCATGGCTGGGTAACCTGCATACTTCCATTGGCAAAAGCTGCACATGCCTTTGATAAAGTATGGGGTTAAAGGCACCAGACGAACTAGAGAActttctccacattctctctGAAAAGTGGCTATCTACTCCTCCAACTCAGCCGCTACCGTTTACCGCATGGAAGGCTAACGGGAGAGCTTATTGTTACTATTACTGTTTTAAGCAAAATGTAAGAAGGTGATTAAGACGATAGACTGCTTTTGATGCCCGCTCTTCAAGTCACTCCATTATGAAGCACACATAAATGAAAAGACTTTTACCAGCAACTTTTTTTTCATAATGAAAATTTGTTGCTCTTGTtaaatgccatcgagttgattccaactcccagctaccctataggacatagtagaactgccccatatggtttctaaggagcggctagtggattcgaactgccagcttttaggttagcagcggagctcttaacctcGGCAAGACTAGGGCTCCTAAATGAAAATTTAGGTGACATTAACTAGCCTGGGAAGACAGCTTAGAAAGGTTCTGCATTGTGAACAGGTGGCTTTTTCTGTCCCCAAGGGTAAACTAGAGCTCTGGTGGGAGCTGTAGTCAAAATGTTTACTCTTCTGCTTACCTATGTGTTCATTACTTCACCTAGCTGAAGGTATGATTTTGTCCAGAAAAGACTTACTGGGGCTGCAAGGAGAAAACAAAGTCTGTGGAGTCCCTGACCTCAAGGGAACTCTTAATCTCACTGGGATGTGAAAATGTCTACTTATGAATCAACTTAAGTTACAAAGCAGCACAGGAACGAGAGCAGGGTACTAAAGGGTTCAGCTTTTCTGAGGAGCTGGGGGAGGGTACACAGCAAAGTAGTGAGCAGAGCCAAGGCTTTTTGGAAAACTTGTGAAATCTATTGAGTGAGCGGTTTTATCCAGTCTAACTTTTAGAGGATCATTTGTTTAAGACGTACAAGAAAAGGATTCAGCGGTAAAAGGTTCATTCACTAATTGCTAGGGACAGCTATATGTTTACCTTAATTTGGAATTAAGGAAAGGAAATTTTAACCCCCCCAAAAATTAAAATTACCTACTCAGAGCTATGAGCTCCCTAGGTGTCACTctcctactaacctaaaggttggcagttcaaacccacccagtgtcaccacagaagaaaggtctgttgacctgctttcgtaaagattacagccaagaaaacactatggggcagttctactcggtaacacacggggttgccatgagtcagattcgactcgatagcaacaagtCTGGTTTGGGTTGGGTTCTCAGTGCTACGGGTGATAAGATAGCAATATGGAACAGATCCTTGAAataattcctttttttcctttatttggtCTTTCCCTGTATTGTCTCCCCGTTGCTGTGCCCTTTCAGGTCCTCAGCTTATATAATACCATAAACCCAGAAGCCTCTGCTTCTCCTTGCTGCGTGTCCCAGGATTTAGAACCGCTAACCATTCTCTACTACATCGGCAAAACACCCAAGATTGAGCAGCTTTCTAATATGATCGTGAAGTCTTGTAAATGCAGCTAAAATTCTTGGAAGAGTGGTGAGGCGGTAATCACAACGATGCTGGCGATGACAATGACGATGCTGTAACCAGAAAACATAAGGAAGCCTCGATTcatcagtgtttaaaaaaaaaaaaaaaaaaattgaaaaagcgGTACTAGTTCAAACATTTTGGAAGTTTGTGTTTTGTGAAAACTGGCATCTGAAAAAGCACCAACAAAAAAGCCGAAGGCCTTATTCTACACTTCACCTACTCTGTAAGTGAGAGAGACAAGGagcaaaaccttttttttttttttttaagaaaaaaataaacactggAAGAATTTGTTAGTGTTAattatgtgaaagaaaaaaaaaaaaaaaaaaacaggcaaacccCGTTAAGTGGAGTTGCTGTGCATCCCGGCCCTGTCCCATGCCTCACTTGATTTTTCTGTATTGCTATGCAATAGGCACCCCTCCCATTCCCACTCTTAGACTTAACAGTGAATTATTTATTGTGTGTTACTATCTAGTGAACGTTTCATTACCCTTGGGAAAAAAAACAGGTGTCTAAAGTGGAGACCAAATACTTTGCCAGAAACTCATGGATGGCTTAAGGAACTTGAACTCAAACGAGCCAGAAAAAAAGAGAGGTCATGTGAATGGGATGAAAACCCAAGCGAGTTGTTATGACGTGACCCAGCGAGTCTGCGTTAAGATAAAGACCCTGAAAACGCATGCTATGTACCAACTGCCTGAGGAGGCTTCTTGTAAGGTTCAGAAACTGAAAAGTCTGTTAATAAAGGCAACTTTCAGTCAGAATAAGTctgtaagatttttttcttttctttttcattgtaaatGGTTCTTGTTCAGCTTAGTAAACCAGTGAAATGTTGAAATGGTTTGACATGTACTGGTCAAACTGTGGACCTGAGGGTATTGCTGCGGAGCTGTGCCCTAGGGTTCCCCCCGCCCCTTCACTTCGGTCGATGTAACCATGCCTATATCATTACAATAGATGGGTACAGAAGCCAGCCTGATGGAAACACGTCTGCAGATCTCTTTTGCAAACTATTAAAACATGAACTACTTTATGTGTAAGGCATAAATTTTCACCATATTTTTAATGTTCTGTAATGATGTCAGCTATTATTAGAGTGTACTTCAGTTTGGGCTCTTTTTAATGATCACTTAGAATCATGTGTTTCCTTTAGCTGGCCAGTACTTTTGTGTAAAACCCCTATATTTTGACTTGCACTACGGATACATGTTTTATAGCATTTGCTCAATGTGCGCTTTGTATATTGTCCATTATTATGACATAAGCTACCTGAGTCCACTTGTTCTTCTTATTTTCTGTTACAAAAAGAATAGATTCAAGTTCAGTGGTCTTCCTTCACCTTCTAAACATCACTACTAGGCATTTCCAACTTCAAAAGTGTTTCTTTTAGGAGAATGAGGAGTGTTATAGATATTTAGATGATTGAGGTGAAATGTCTTACTTTTAGCAGAAACTTAAGGAAATGAAGAATCTGAAACGAAGAATCTTGGAGACAAAGGTTTCTCTAGCTTGGTTTAATCGGTACTTTCACAGAATTCTATGGTTATGAAAGAGAAGACAGTTTATAGCAAACATCTTTCGCTTTCATCAGGTTTTTAGTGTTCCGGGGGACATAATATGATCTACattttagctgatttttttttaaaggggaaaaaaatgaggtCAGCTTAAgccattctttttatttcattgaagTTAAGGGTTTTTAGAGATGTACTTTGAATATTGAAAGGGTATAAGCCAAATTCTCCCACTATCAACCAGTTTTTCTTTCCCGGGTGAGAGTTACCTGCATCCGAGGTGAGAATTTACCTTGCTTTAGTAGATAATTTGCCCCTCAGTGCAGAGGAGGTGTTGTTATGTTGGGATTTGTAGGATTTCTCACTTTGTCAGGTAGGTCACTTATTGAGCTTTAAGATAGAAACGAATAGGTAAAACAATGCGGTATTTTCAGTTTCCCGAAAGAGCAGCATAGTGAGGAGAGGGCCCAAAGTGAAGTTGTTTGAGATGGCatacttctttttgtttgtttggaattTCCTGACCATtcattaaaatgaagaaattggatTTGCAAATTTGAAGACTGGAAAAGCAAGGGATGGGATACCACCTAGTAAACAATCCTTGTGTTGGGTTTGTAACCCAATCCCAGATTCGGTTGggcatcaaaatatatatatatatttttttcctctgctaCTTTCCCGTTAATTCTGTGTAAATCACTTTTGTTTCTGCAGGTATTTTCCTCTCAGATAGGATGAtattttgttttgtattattttgtctTTCCTCGTGAATGCACTGATAGTTTAAATGCTCTATTTTAAGATctctagaatcttttttttttttttaatttgggggttCTATAAGGTCTTCATTTCTCTTAAGTAAATATTGCCACAGGTGGGAAGGGAggcgggagggaaggggagaaacgTTAGTAGGCGAGTTGCGGGGGGGGGCAACTGTTTTTGTGTGTTAACAGCAGTACAATTTCATGGTTAGCATGTTTTAAAAATCGAATATTAGAATTCTTATAAGAATACAAGAATAGCTGTTTTGTATTTTGATGATGGATTATGCTGTATTTTAACACCatgtatgtttgtttttgtggtgCTCTAGCggtaaataaattatttcaattaTGTGTCCATGTGTTTTTCCTCTCCTGGTATCATCTTTGAGGCTAGAAAACACCTCCAATGCAGACATGGATCTCAAGCGCAGAGATTCACACCACCTTTAAGAGTGCCTtttgtgttttgctttcttaAGGAATAGCCACTTCATAAATGTCATGCTTTGTAGCTCCAGAGCCAGGGCATATCCATCAAGGACTGCAGAAAGCCCTGTGCGGTCTTTTTCCTCTCTTGTTTATTGCTGTTTGCTACGTGTTTGAGATTTAGTTTCCATCCAGCTTGACCGTCTACCAGAAAAAATGCAGAGATGTTTGGACCATGCTTTGGCTTTCTGGTTCTATGTACTGCCAACCCCGGGGCCAAAAGAACCGGTCTAGACAGTATCCCCTGTAGCCCCATAACTTGGAGAGTTGCTCAGCCCGCCAGATACAACAAGAGTCACGTGCTTTTTGGAGGCTGGTCGTTTGGGAGCGACTACTCTCTTAGTTCCAGCCGTACCACTGCACCAAAAACAACCCTTTTCCCCTCAAATCTCCTGGGCTGTTACCTACCAGAGCAGACT comes from the Elephas maximus indicus isolate mEleMax1 chromosome 24, mEleMax1 primary haplotype, whole genome shotgun sequence genome and includes:
- the TGFB2 gene encoding transforming growth factor beta-2 proprotein isoform X2: MHYCVLSAFLVLHLVTVALSLSTCSTLDMDQFMRKRIEAIRGQILSKLKLTSPPEDYPEPDEVPPEVISIYNSTRDLLQEKASRRAAACERERSDEEYYAKEVYKIDMPPFFPSENAIPPTFYRPYFRIVRFDVSAMEKNASNLVKAEFRVFRLQNPKARVPEQRIELYQILKSKDLTSPTQRYIDSKVVKTRAEGEWLSFDVTDAVHEWLHHKDRNLGFKISLHCPCCTFVPSNNYIIPNKSEELEARFAGIDGTSTYTSGDQKTIKSTRKKNSGKTPHLLLMLLPSYRLESQQPNRRKKRALDAAYCFRNVQDNCCLRPLYIDFKRDLGWKWIHEPKGYNANFCAGACPYLWSSDTQHSRVLSLYNTINPEASASPCCVSQDLEPLTILYYIGKTPKIEQLSNMIVKSCKCS
- the TGFB2 gene encoding transforming growth factor beta-2 proprotein isoform X1, whose amino-acid sequence is MHYCVLSAFLVLHLVTVALSLSTCSTLDMDQFMRKRIEAIRGQILSKLKLTSPPEDYPEPDEVPPEVISIYNSTRDLLQEKASRRAAACERERSDEEYYAKEVYKIDMPPFFPSETVCPVVTTPSGSVGSLCSRQSQVLCGYLDAIPPTFYRPYFRIVRFDVSAMEKNASNLVKAEFRVFRLQNPKARVPEQRIELYQILKSKDLTSPTQRYIDSKVVKTRAEGEWLSFDVTDAVHEWLHHKDRNLGFKISLHCPCCTFVPSNNYIIPNKSEELEARFAGIDGTSTYTSGDQKTIKSTRKKNSGKTPHLLLMLLPSYRLESQQPNRRKKRALDAAYCFRNVQDNCCLRPLYIDFKRDLGWKWIHEPKGYNANFCAGACPYLWSSDTQHSRVLSLYNTINPEASASPCCVSQDLEPLTILYYIGKTPKIEQLSNMIVKSCKCS